ACCAGCCGTCTGAAGATCATGGCGTCGCTGGACATCTCCGAACGGCGCCTGCCGCAGGACGGCCGCATCAAGATCAAGATCGGCGGCGGCAAGGAGATGGACTTCCGCGTGAGCGTGTGCCCCACGCTCTTCGGCGAGAAGGTCGTGATGCGCTTGCTCGACAAGAGCAACCTGCAGCTGGACATGACCAAGCTGGGCTTCGACGCGCAGCCCCTGGCCTGGTTCAAGGAGGCCATCGACCGGCCCTACGGCATGGTGCTGGTGACGGGCCCCACGGGCTCCGGCAAGACGACGACGCTGTACTCGGCGCTCTCCAGCCTCAACGACGTGGGCACCAACATCTGCACCGCGGAGGACCCGGTCGAATTCAACTTCGCCGGCATCAACCAGGTGCAGATGCACGAGGACATCGGCCTGAACTTCGCGGCCGGCCTGCGCTCGTTCCTCCGCCAGGACCCCGACATCATCATGATCGGTGAGATCCGCGACTTCGAGACGGCGGAAATCGGCGTGAAGGCGGCGCTCACCGGCCACCTGGTGCTCTCCACGCTGCACACCAACGACGCCCCGGGCACGGTGAGCCGTCTGCTCAACATGGGCATCGAGCCGTTCCTCGTGACGGCGTCGCTCAACCTCATCCTCGCCCAGCGTCTGGCGCGCCGGCTGTGCCCGGCCTGCAAGCGCCCCGCGGAGAAGGTGGACGAGCAGGCCCTCATCGACGCGGGCATCCCGCCGGACAAGATGGGCACCTTCACCATGTACGAGAAGGTCGGCTGCCGCGATTGCAACGACCGCGGCTACCGCGGCCGCGTGGCCATCTACGAGGTCATGCCCTTCTGGGATGGCCTCAAGGAGCTGGTCATCAACGGCGCCTCCGCGGCCGAACTGAAGCAGGAGGCCATCCGCCTGGGCATGAGCAGCCTGCGCATGAGCGCGCTCAGGAAGCTGATGGACGGCATGACCACGCTCGAAGAGGTCGTGGGCAACACCGCGCCGGACCGCTTCTAGTCACCTTCCTCCACCACACCTCTCCGCGACAGGACACGCATCCGTGGCCAACCTGCACCAGCTCCTCAAGGCGATGGTCGAGAAGGGCTCTTCCGACCTCCACATCACCACCGGCTCGCCGCCGCAGCTGCGCGTGGACGGTGAACTCGTCCCGCTCAAGACGGCGCCGCTCACCCCCGTGGAGACGAAGCAGCTCTGCTACTCCATCCTCACGGACGCGCAGAAGCACAAGTTCGAGGAGGAGAACGAGCTGGACCTGTCGTTCGGCGTGAAGGGCCTGTCGCGCTTCCGCGCGAACATCTTCATGCAGCGCGGCGCCGTCGCCGGCGCGTTCCGCACCATTCCCTTCAAGATCCTGACGTTCCAGGAGCTGGGCCTGCCGCCGGTGGTGGCGGAGCTGGTGAAGAAGCCGCGCGGCCTCATCCTGGTGACGGGCCCCACGGGCTCCGGCAAGTCCACCACGCTGGCCTCGATGATCGACAAGATCAACACCGAGCGTCATGAGCACATCATGACCATCGAGGACCCCATCGAGTACCTGCACCCGCACAAGAACTGCCTGGTGAACCAGCGCGAGGTGGGGGCGGACACGCGCAACTTCAAGACGGCCCTCAAGTACATCCTGCGCCAGGACCCGGACGTGGTGCTGGTGGGTGAGCTCCGCGACCTGGAGACCATCGAAGCGGCGCTCACCATCGCGGAGACGGGCCACATCTGCTACGCGACGCTGCACACCAACAGCGCGGTGCAGACCATCAACCGCGTCCTGGACGTCTTTCCCCCGTACCAGCAGCCCCAGGTGCGCGCCCAGCTGTCCTTCGTGTTGGAGGGCGTGATGAGCCAGGCGCTCGTGGCCAAGGCGGGCGCTCCGGGCCGCGTGCTGGCGCTGGAGGTCATGGTGCCCAACCCCGCCATCCGGAACCTCATCCGCGAGGACAAGGTCCACCAGATCTACTCCTCCATGCAGGTGGGCCAGGCGAAGTACGGCATGCAGACGTTCAACCAGGCGCTGGCCGCCCTCCTGGCGCGCCGGCTCA
This Corallococcus silvisoli DNA region includes the following protein-coding sequences:
- a CDS encoding type IV pilus twitching motility protein PilT, coding for MANLHQLLKAMVEKGSSDLHITTGSPPQLRVDGELVPLKTAPLTPVETKQLCYSILTDAQKHKFEEENELDLSFGVKGLSRFRANIFMQRGAVAGAFRTIPFKILTFQELGLPPVVAELVKKPRGLILVTGPTGSGKSTTLASMIDKINTERHEHIMTIEDPIEYLHPHKNCLVNQREVGADTRNFKTALKYILRQDPDVVLVGELRDLETIEAALTIAETGHICYATLHTNSAVQTINRVLDVFPPYQQPQVRAQLSFVLEGVMSQALVAKAGAPGRVLALEVMVPNPAIRNLIREDKVHQIYSSMQVGQAKYGMQTFNQALAALLARRLITQDEAFGRSSDPEELRNILATGGAPGGAQRPAGGAGAR
- the pilB gene encoding type IV-A pilus assembly ATPase PilB, whose amino-acid sequence is MSGRLGELLVRENLISVQQLRKAQEEQQKSGARIGTALIKTGAIEESKLTDFLSKQYGVPAINLKDFDIDPDIIKLVPKEVAEKHLVIPVNRAGPSLIVAMCDPSNIFAVDDLKFLTGYNIEAVVASEISIRESIERYYAEKGPSLEDIVGDVSDDIEVAKEEQENLDEMAKAADDAPVVKLVNLILMDAIKKRASDIHIEPYEKDFRVRFRIDGVMYEVMRPPMKLRNAITSRLKIMASLDISERRLPQDGRIKIKIGGGKEMDFRVSVCPTLFGEKVVMRLLDKSNLQLDMTKLGFDAQPLAWFKEAIDRPYGMVLVTGPTGSGKTTTLYSALSSLNDVGTNICTAEDPVEFNFAGINQVQMHEDIGLNFAAGLRSFLRQDPDIIMIGEIRDFETAEIGVKAALTGHLVLSTLHTNDAPGTVSRLLNMGIEPFLVTASLNLILAQRLARRLCPACKRPAEKVDEQALIDAGIPPDKMGTFTMYEKVGCRDCNDRGYRGRVAIYEVMPFWDGLKELVINGASAAELKQEAIRLGMSSLRMSALRKLMDGMTTLEEVVGNTAPDRF